The following are from one region of the Bos mutus isolate GX-2022 chromosome 18, NWIPB_WYAK_1.1, whole genome shotgun sequence genome:
- the RPS19 gene encoding small ribosomal subunit protein eS19, which yields MPGVTVKDVNQQEFVRALAAFLKKSGKLKVPEWVDTVKLAKHKELAPYDENWFYTRAASTARHLYLRGGAGVGSMTKIYGGRQRNGVMPSHFSRGSKSVARRVLQALEGLKMVEKDQDGGRKLTPQGQRDLDRIAGQVAAANKKH from the exons ATGCCTGGAGTTACTGTAAAAGATGTCAACCAGCAGGAGTTCGTCAGAGCTCTGGCAGCCTTCCTCAAAAA GTCCGGGAAGCTGAAAGTCCCTGAATGGGTGGACACCGTCAAGCTGGCCAAGCATAAAGAACTTGCTCCCTACGATGAGAACTGGTTCTACACACGAGCTG ctTCCACGGCACGGCACCTGTACCTCCGGGGTGGCGCTGGGGTTGGCTCCATGACCAAGATCTATGGGGGGCGCCAGAGGAACGGCGTCATGCCCAGCCACTTCAGCAGAGGCTCCAAGAGCGTGGCCCGGCGGGTCCTCCAAGCCCTGGAGGGGCTGAAAATGGTGGAAAAGGACCAAGACGG GGGCCGCAAACTGACGCCTCAGGGACAGAGAGATCTGGACAGAATCGCTGGACAG GTGGCAGCTGCCAACAAGAAGCATTAG